A region of Anopheles merus strain MAF chromosome 2R, AmerM5.1, whole genome shotgun sequence DNA encodes the following proteins:
- the LOC121588997 gene encoding TGF-beta-activated kinase 1 and MAP3K7-binding protein 1-like, translating to MESMQNNNRTKSWTDDLKVCNQTGVGEAINQIYKDDGRRCEGYESRDKKCLCISDNNTSLYAILSGHNGVTVAENALQEMAAELLLGQLNVCNTDEAVKELIRQSFMSVEKGYFDSINPHVATKTAIQLHLSADGMNQYEISQQFENVLQKLDSLNNALSVGSSAVLGLIHRSHLYLGNIGNCRALLCKTDEHDTLTVTQLSVDHNLLNAEEAARLFRLGLMAQNFEGVPLYSTRCIGNYLGKAGYKDCNFLSSATAEPVIFEPEIVGGIQITPACRFLVLMSSGLCRALHEIFPGDASTGNRELVRMISEEFQNQSTLGGVAQSVVHRIVQAHHDTYMQLVEEHRSVTFNSRDDVTLLIRNFNYALPKAFVNRKSGGNRSLNSTTSFSSTSSDATPTEGNYSTIHTNVSVTSSNITQPGNHYDPNRRIRSHVDFSDFYQRVEEARKRGALPSNIEFD from the exons ATGGAGtcgatgcaaaacaacaaccgaaCAAAGTCCTGGACGGATGATCTGAAAGTGTGCAACCAAACGGGTGTCGGTGAAGCGATAAACCAAATTTACAA AGACGATGGGCGCCGCTGTGAAGGATACGAATCGCGTGATAAGAAATGCCTGTGCATATCAGACAACAACAC CTCGCTGTACGCCATCCTATCTGGACACAATGGTGTGACGGTAGCCGAAAATGCGCTGCAAGAAATGGCGGCAGAGTTGCTGCTCGGCCAGCTAAACGTTTGCAACACGGACGAGGCAGTCAAAGAGCTGATACGCCAATCGTTCATGTCGGTGGAGAAGGGTTACTTCGATTCGATCAATCCGCACGTAGCCACGAAGACCGCCATTCAGCTGCACCTCTCGGCGGACGGCATGAATCAGTACGAAATATCGCAGCAATTCGAAAATGTGCTGCAAAAGCTCGACTCCCTTAACAACGCCCTCTCGGTGGGGAGTAGCGCGGTGCTGGGGCTAATCCATCGGTCCCATCTGTACCTGGGCAACATAGGCAACTGTCGGGCGCTGCTGTGCAAAACCGACGAGCACGATACGCTCACGGTAACACAGCTCAGCGTTGACCACAATCTGCTGAACGCGGAGGAAGCCGCCCGTCTTTTCCGGCTCGGTCTGATGGCACAAAACTTCGAGGGGGTTCCGCTGTATAGTACGCGCTGCATTGGCAACTATCTCGGCAAGGCGGGCTACAAAGATTGCAACTTCCTGTCGAGTGCAACCGCAGAGCCAGTGATTTTCGAACCGGAGATAGTCGGTGGAATACAGATTACACCGGCCTGCCGGTTTCTCGTGCTAATGTCGAGCGGGCTTTGTCGAGCATTGCATGAGATTTTCCCGGGCGATGCATCCACCGGCAACCGGGAGCTGGTGCGCATGATTTCGGAGGAGTTTCAAAACCAATCGACGCTCGGCGGAGTTGCCCAATCGGTTGTGCATCGTATAGTGCAGGCACATCACGACACCTACATGCAGCTGGTCGAAGAGCATCGCTCCGTTACGTTCAACAGCCGGGACGATGTGACGCTACTGATACGCAACTTTAACTATGCACTACCGAAAGCGTTTGTGAACCGGAAAAGCGGCGGTAATCGAAGCCTTAACTCCACCACATCGTTcagctcgaccagctcggATGCGACGCCGACGGAGGGAAACTATTCGACCATCCATACCAACGTATCGGTGACCAGTTCAAATAT CACGCAACCTGGCAATCATTATGATCCCAACCGGAGAATTCGGTCGCACGTGGATTTTAGCGATTTTTACCAACGCGTAGAGGAGGCTCGCAAACGCGGTGCGTTACCATCGAACATTGAGTTCGACTAG
- the LOC121600179 gene encoding BTB/POZ domain-containing protein 7 produces MNPGLWGCLIPCGLSYWCESKSGSDPCITTEMGATASTDCPGSSGGGGGGGGGGGAAGGSVGGGMLGVSGITSTAGLTTTPLTSASGGGSGGYGPMCGVGGSGPSGGIGAAGGPGAVRERRKKVTGFATLKKKLIRRRRSSKACDHGRVLREFVSSWSPMELSALLEEYESLAALKDLSVQAELARPPATTFKQDLASLYDFKHCTDCDLVFRGTVFPVHRAILSARCSYFRDLLAGCPGYGARICLELRSSPVDVAMFSSLLRYLYTGDLCTHDPTIDVSLLRRLGEDFGTPNPLENDLRYLLETGDYADAAIVFTSEGGDYHRPDSGSSEYGFRPKLELPCHKAILSARSPFFKSMIQRRTRNISEEHQLHGTDRSLHATTRIVLDEGVIPKRYARVLLHAIYLDTVDLSLILRGNGCGSGAGSLGEVQALTHTGRARPSPLEEAMELYQIGRFLELDILAQGCEDLILEWLSLDTLATVLRWGSQPHGSAWVYRQACHYLREEFSAIVGSPVLFQLDKSQLIEALQNNFLQASELEVLQAVLKWGEQELIRRMEDREPNLLSHTAHSVTRKGIKKRDLSDVELREILSELLPHVRMDHVLPPNNEILNQAIRRGLVSTPPSHMIGDERESLRINAWIRGGKNHGLFVRPRLFMPYYEEVKVLLEDHIASQQIELLRMRRSRHHMPDIPDTLYMVSRLNSNAGTTLGGGSAAGVDVVAATTAPIPAPDAQTMESMQKRDQKLRQSPGCQRALALPLSSRSEITRQIRLRVVREFNFPDEVAELLESANCYCHDGDASGANSKGPSDYDHDSHHHAHHAHHHSHHRHDLHASQQSLDDESTPPPSPAMPGSDVEAQAAVHCFGRNMTFPRQQPQQPPQQQQQQQQQYPSQQQPSAHHSQRPSMATHSLLAHGLHGSGGSSGNGSGPAGLHASLTNPLALIGGTHRRQELPSVIPGGDIVAYRLSAPAGGGAVGPPGGIGGGGLDLSEMGACSDGHLSDVMPDVAMATASLGQLHLGGGGGGGGGGAGGAGSSAAGGGGVGNGSDVPESLHLDLGDGPSHMIGAAAIGGLHHNISHHRMTPATTTFHHYMTRNLLNPMHPSTSQQATSQSQQQVHHATLQPSASSSSSSSSMLLGGHSAASSQLHGSQASLSHSGQQHQQQHQQSHQQHHGSQQLLNAVGGAAVHQQQQQQPQPSQQPSLAQRSSSPYTLHRASPSLPHSSYHSGPPRFL; encoded by the exons ATGAATCCTGGCCTATGGGGATGCCTGATACCCTGTGGACTGTCATACTGGTGCGAGAGTAAGAGTGGCAGCGATCCATGCATTACGACGGAGATGGGAGCAACAGCGTCAACGGACTGTCCCGGCTCtagtggcggcggcggaggagggggaggaggtggaggagcGGCCGGTGGCAGTGTTGGCGGTGGCATGCTGGGTGTGTCGGGCATTACCTCGACGGCGGGGCTCACCACGACGCCCCTAACGTCCGCTagtggcggcggcagcggcggttACGGACCGATGTGCGGTGTCGGTGGGTCGGGCCCGTCCGGTGGCATCGGTGCGGCCGGTGGTCCCGGGGCGGTGCGCGAGCGGCGCAAGAAGGTGACCGGGTTCGCGACGCTCAAGAAGAAGCTGATTCGGCGGCGCCGCTCGTCGAAAGCCTGTGATCATGGGCGGGTGCTGCGCGAGTTCGTCTCGAGCTGGAGCCCGATGGAGCTGTCCGCGCTGCTCGAGGAGTACGAGTCGCTCGCGGCCCTGAAGGACCTCTCGGTGCAGGCGGAGCTGGCCCGCCCGCCGGCCACCACGTTCAAGCAGGATCTGGCCAGCCTGTACGATTTCAAGCACTGCACCGACTGCGACCTGGTGTTCCGCGGCACGGTCTTCCCGGTGCACCGGGCGATCCTGTCGGCGCGCTGCTCCTACTTTCGCGATCTGCTCGCCGGCTGCCCCGGGTACGGGGCGCGCATCTGCCTCGAGCTGCGCTCCTCGCCGGTGGATGTGGCCATGTTTTCGTCGCTGCTGCGCTACCTCTACACCGGCGACCTGTGTACACACGATCCGACCATAGATGTAAGCCTGTTGCGTAGGTTAGGGGAAGACTTTGGCACGCCCAATCCGCTCGAGAACGACCTGCGGTATCTGCTGGAGACGGGCGACTACGCGGACGCGGCCATCGTGTTCACGTCCGAGGGGGGCGACTACCATCGGCCCGACTCGGGCAGCTCGGAGTACGGCTTCCGGCCGAAGCTGGAGCTGCCGTGccacaaggcgatcctgagcGCCCGTTCGCCGTTCTTCAAGAGCATGATCCAGCGCCGGACGCGCAACATCTCCGAGGAGCACCAGCTGCACGGGACGGACCGATCGCTGCACGCCACCACCCGCATCGTGCTGGACGAGGGCGTCATTCCGAAGCGGTACGCGCGCGTCCTGCTGCACGCGATCTATCTCGACACGGTCGACCTGTCGCTGATACTGCGGGGCAACGGGTGCGGCAGCGGCGCCGGCAGCCTCGGCGAGGTGCAGGCGCTCACGCACACCGGCCGTGCCCGGCCGTCGCCGCTCGAGGAAGCGATGGAGCTGTACCAGATTGGCCGGTTCCTGGAGCTGGACATCTTGGCGCAGGGCTGTGAGGATTTGATCCTGGAATGGTTGTCGCTCGACACGCTCGCGACGGTGCTGCGCTGGGGCAGCCAGCCGCACGGGTCGGCCTGGGTGTACCGGCAGGCGTGCCACTATTTGCGCGAGGAGTTTTCGGCCATCGTCGGTTCGCCGGTGCTGTTCCAGCTGGACAAGTCGCAGCTGATCGAGGCGCTGCAGAACAACTTCCTGCAGGCGTCCGAGCTGGAGGTGCTGCAGGCGGTGCTGAAGTGGGGCGAGCAGGAGCTGATCCGCCGGATGGAGGACCGGGAGCCGAATCTGCTCAGCCACACGGCCCACTCGGTCACGCGCAAGGGCATTAAGAAGCGCGACCTTAGCGACGTGGAGCTGCGCGAGATACTGTCCGAGCTGCTGCCGCACGTGCGCATGGATCACGTGCTGCCGCCGAACAACGAAATCCTCAATCAGGCGATCCGGCGCGGGCTGGTGAGCACACCGCCCTCGCACATGATCGGCGACGAGCGGGAAAGCTTGCGCATCAATGCGTGGATACGGGGCGGCAAGAATCACGGGCTGTTTGTGCGCCCGCGGCTCTTCATGCCGTACTACGAGGAGGTGAAGGTGTTGCTGGAAGACCACATCGCGTCGCAGCAGATAGAGCTGCTGCGGATGAGACGGTCGCGCCACCACATGCCCGACATTCCGGACACGCTGTACATGGTTTCGCGGCTCAACAGCAACGCTGGCACGACGCTCGGCGGCGGCTCGGCCGCCGGCGTGGACGTGGTGGCAGCGACGACCGCACCGATCCCCGCACCGGACGCACAAACGATGGAATCGATGCAGAAGCGCGACCAGAAGCTGCGCCAGTCACCGGGCTGCCAGCGGGCACTGGCGCTGCCCCTCTCGAGCCGCTCGGAGATCACCCGCCAGATACGGTTGCGGGTGGTGCGGGAGTTTAACTTCCCGGACGAGGTGGCGGAACTGCTCGAGAGCGCCAACTGCTACTGCCACGATGGGGACGCGAGCGGAGCGAACAGCAAGGGACCGTCCGATTATGATCACGATAGTCACCACCATGCGCATCACGCTCATCACCATTCGCACCATCGGCACGATCTGCACGCCAGCCAGCAGTCGCTGGACGACGAGTCGACGCCGCCCCCTTCCCCGGCAATGCCGGGCAGTGACGTGGAGGCACAGGCCGCCGTGCACTGCTTCGGCCGCAACATGACATTCCCCCGTCAGCAGCCTCAGCAGcctccacagcagcagcagcagcagcagcagcaatatcCCTCCCAGCAGCAACCCTCAGCTCACCATTCGCAGCGCCCATCGATGGCGACGCACTCGCTGCTGGCACATGGTCTGCATGGGTCGGGTGGTAGCAGTGGCAACGGTTCCGGACCGGCCGGACTCCACGCGTCGCTGACCAATCCGCTCGCGTTGATCGGTGGAACGCACCGTCGACAGGAGCTACCTTCGGTAATCCCCGGCGGAGACATTGTGGCATATCGTCTGTCCGCTCCGGCCGGTGGCGGTGCCGTTGGTCCCCCCGGTGGTATCGGCGGCGGTGGTTTGGATCTGAGCGAAATGGGCGCATGCTCCGATGGCCATCTTTCGGACGTGATGCCCGATGTTGCGATGGCCACGGCCTCACTCGGACAGCTACAcctgggtggtggtggcggcggcggcggcggcggtgctggtggtgctggttcATCTGCAgcgggcggtggcggtgtgGGCAACGGTTCGGATGTGCCGGAAAGTTTGCATCTAGATTTAGGCGACGGGCCGAGTCACATGATTGGTGCCGCAGCTATCGGTGGGCTACATCACAATATATCG CATCATCGCATGACACCAGCAACAACGACATTCCATCACTACATGACCCGAAACCTGTTGAATCCGATGCATCCATCTACGTCTCAGCAGGCGACGTCACAGTCCCAACAGCAGGTACACCATGCGACCCTGCAACCCTCCgcctcctcgtcgtcctcgtcgtcatcGATGCTTCTGGGCGGCCATTCAGCGGCTTCCTCCCAGCTGCACGGCTCGCAAGCATCCCTTTCACACAGCggtcagcagcaccagcagcagcaccagcaatcACATCAACAGCACCACGGTTCGCAGCAGCTCTTGAATGCGGTTGGTGGTGCCGCAgtgcatcagcagcaacagcagcagccacagccaTCGCAGCAGCCATCGCTGGCTCAGCGGTCTTCCTCGCCGTATACGTTGCACCGTGCCAGCCCGAGCCTGCCGCATAGTTCATATCACTCCGGACCACCGCGATTCTTATAG
- the LOC121588996 gene encoding cell division cycle 5-like protein — translation MPRIMIKGGVWRNTEDEILKAAVMKYGKNQWSRIASLLHRKSAKQCKARWYEWLDPSIKKTEWSREEDEKLLHLAKLMPTQWRTIAPIIGRTAAQCLERYEYLLDQAQRKEEGEDGMDDPRKLKPGEIDPNPETKPARPDPKDMDEDELEMLSEARARLANTQGKKAKRKAREKQLEEARRLAALQKRRELRAAGIGLGNRKRKLKGIDYNSEVPFEKTPAPGFYDTTDEFVVPIAADFSSLRQQTLDGELRTEKEARERKKDKEKLKHRKENDIPTALLKNQEPAKKRSKLVLPEPQISDQELQQVVKLGRASEIAKEVASESGVETTDALLADYSITPQVAATPRTPAPVTDRILQEAQNMMALTHVETPLKGGVNTPLHQSDFSGVLPQSQTVATPNTVLATPFRSVRGPDGSATPGGFLTPASGAMVPVGSGTQPHAPGATPNFLRDKLNINTEDGMSVAETPAAYKSYQKQLKSSLKEGLASLPAPRNDYEIVVPDNEADEAADDGSMDVEQMVPDQADVDEKRKRNKLAQEAKELSLRSQVIQRDLPRPLEINTTVLRPSNEMHGLTDLQKAEELVKQEMVKMLNYDALRNPIQQSQPASMKRPMLSQYQSYLEQHPYETIDEVELDEARKMLAAEMGVVKHGMAHGDLSLESYTQVWQECLSQVLYLPSQNRYTRANLASKKDRIESAEKRLEINRKHMAKEAKRCGKIEKKLKILTAGYQARAQALVKQFQDTNEQIEQNSLALSTFKFLAAQEDLAIPKRLESLTEDVMRQTEREKTLQNRYAQLTEELEELNHLLEEARVNGVQEHEEGGKEREPVVNGRLEHRVVEEKEEPVVDNPTNGPEESNVQEESSESNAAEDEPPENEDEGNPEAQERQSESPEESVPGQDSGESEENTSEGQENQEQQQDEPMEQDDDEEDASNE, via the exons ATGCCGCGTATTATGATCAAGGGTGGTGTTTGGCGGAACACCGAG GATGAAATCCTCAAAGCCGCCGTCATGAAGTATGGCAAAAACCAATGGTCCCGTATTGCGTCGCTGCTGCATCGCAAGTCGGCGAAACAGTGCAAGGCACGTTGGTACGAGTGGCTGGATCCTAGCATTAAGAAGACGGAATGGTCCCGCGAGGAGGACGAAAAACTGCTCCATCTGGCCAAGCTGATGCCGACACAGTGGCGCACAATTGCACCGATCATCGGTCGTACGGCTGCGCAATGTTTGGAGCGGTACGAATACCTACTGGATCAGGCGCAGCGCAAAGAGGAAGGCGAGGATGGGATGGATGATCCGCGCAAGCTGAAGCCGGGCGAGATTGATCCAAATCCCGAGACGAAACCCGCACGGCCGGATCCCAAAGACATGGACGAGGATGAGCTGGAGATGCTGTCGGAGGCACGCGCCCGTCTAGCCAACACGCAGGGCAAGAAGGCGAAGCGTAAGGCGCGCGAGAAGCAGCTGGAAGAAGCTCGCCGTCTTGCGGCACTGCAAAAACGTCGCGAGCTGCGCGCTGCCGGCATTGGGCTGGGCAACCGGAAGCGCAAACTGAAGGGCATCGATTACAACTCGGAGGTACCGTTCGAAAAGACACCGGCACCCGGGTTTTACGATACTACCGACGAGTTTGTGGTGCCGATAGCGGCCGACTTTTCCAGCTTGCGGCAGCAAACGCTCGACGGGGAGCTGCGCACCGAGAAGGAGGCGCGCGAGCGGAAGAAGGATAAGGAAAAGTTGAAGCATAGAAAGGAGAACGATATTCCGACGGCGTTGCTGAAGAACCAGGAACCGGCCAAGAAACGTTCGAAGCTGGTCCTTCCGGAGCCGCAAATTTCGGACCAAGAATTGCAGCAGGTCGTGAAGCTTGGCCGGGCCAGCGAGATTGCCAAGGAGGTCGCTTCGGAAAGTGGCGTCGAAACGACGGATGCGCTGCTGGCGGACTATAGCATCACACCACAGGTGGCTGCCACCCCTCGGACCCCCGCCCCGGTGACGGATCGAATTCTGCAGGAGGCTCAAAACATGATGGCACTCACACACGTGGAGACGCCTCTCAAGGGCGGAGTCAATACACCGCTCCACCAGTCGGATTTTTCGGGCGTGTTGCCCCAAAGCCAGACAGTGGCCACTCCCAATACCGTGCTGGCGACTCCGTTCCGCTCCGTCCGCGGACCGGACGGAAGTGCTACGCCGGGAGGCTTTTTGACACCGGCTTCCGGGGCGATGGTTCCCGTCGGCTCAGGCACACAGCCCCACGCACCCGGGGCAACGCCAAACTTCCTGCGCGATAAGCTAAACATCAACACGGAGGACGGGATGAGTGTGGCCGAGACGCCGGCCGCTTATAAATCGTACCAGAAGCAGCTGAAATCGTCGCTCAAGGAGGGACTTGCTTCTCTTCCAGCGCCGAGAAACGATTACGAGATCGTGGTGCCCGATAACGAAGCGGACGAAGCGGCCGACGACGGTTCGATGGATGTGGAGCAGATGGTGCCGGATCAGGCGGACGTGGACGAGAAGCGCAAGCGCAACAAGCTTGCCCAAGAGGCAAAGGAGCTTTCTCTGCGCTCCCAGGTCATACAGCGCGACTTGCCCCGCCCGCTTGAAATCAATACGACCGTGCTGCGCCCGTCGAACGAAATGCACGGGCTAACCGATCTGCAGAAGGCGGAAGAGCTGGTTAAGCAGGAAATGGTAAAGATGCTCAACTACGACGCGTTGCGCAATCCGATCCAACAATCGCAACCCGCGTCAATGAAGCGCCCCATGCTGAGCCAGTACCAGTCGTATCTGGAGCAGCATCCGTACGAAACGATCGACGAGGTGGAATTGGACGAGGCACGCAAAATGCTGGCCGCGGAAATGGGTGTCGTGAAGCACGGTATGGCCCACGGAGACTTGTCGCTGGAGAGCTACACCCAGGTGTGGCAGGAATGCCTCTCGCAGGTGCTGTATCTGCCCAGCCAAAATCGCTACACTCGTGCCAACTTAGCCAGCAAGAAGGACCGCATCGAATCGGCCGAGAAGCGGCTCGAAATCAACCGAAAGCACATGGCCAAGGAAGCAAAACGGTGCGGCAAGATAGAGAAGAAGCTGAAGATTCTCACCGCCGGGTATCAGGCACGGGCGCAAGCGTTGGTCAAACAGTTCCAGGACACGAACGAGCAGATCGAGCAAAACTCGCTGGCGCTGTCGACGTTCAAGTTTTTGGCGGCACAGGAAGATCTGGCCATACCGAAGCGTTTGGAGTCGCTGACGGAAGATGTGATGCGGCAGACGGAGCGCGAGAAAACTCTGCAAAACCGTTACGCACAGCTGACCGAGGAGCTGGAGGAACTGAACCATCTGCTGGAAGAAGCACGTGTTAATGGTGTGCAGGAGCATGAGGAGGGTGGTAAGGAACGGGAACCGGTTGTAAACGGTCGGCTGGAGCATCGGGTGGTGGAGGAGAAAGAGGAACCGGTGGTAGATAATCCCACAAACGGACCGGAGGAAAGCAACGTGCAGGAGGAATCGTCCGAGTCAAATGCAGCTGAAGATGAACCGCCAGAGAATGAAGACGAAGGAAATCCTGAGGCGCAGGAACGGCAGAGCGAGAGCCCGGAGGAATCTGTACCAGGGCAGGATAGTGGTGAAAGTGAAGAAAATACTTCCGAAGGTCAAGAGAatcaggagcagcagcaggatgaaCCGATGGAAcaagacgacgacgaggaggatgCTTCTAATGAATAA